A genomic window from Simkaniaceae bacterium includes:
- a CDS encoding GNAT family N-acetyltransferase gives MAAVASDTIGFKTHFTNLKGDEIPGEIYCEINKAALPSGYQMTAQALDRVVGTLFCYEDRRAEELFVTELENFTKDEADCLKGVGTALIDGAVMLSCTLGCQGRVSLYSKEKAVGFYAKLGFLFECRSIWQPKYHELKPLLNNLKMKGFLSAKDEDLSDFLWRTVDKVRSIASKELHTPSEKVTNSDLRQWINDMETKGSEPRINRNAKIIEILRSKVKDFSVLTDGSMTLTDEGIARAMGRFDCYERIEPMKTKGSP, from the coding sequence ATGGCGGCAGTTGCGAGTGATACCATTGGATTTAAGACACACTTCACAAATTTAAAAGGGGATGAAATCCCGGGTGAAATTTACTGTGAAATAAATAAGGCTGCATTGCCCAGTGGCTATCAAATGACGGCACAAGCACTGGATCGCGTTGTAGGAACATTGTTTTGTTATGAAGACCGAAGGGCTGAGGAGCTTTTTGTTACAGAGCTTGAAAATTTTACTAAAGATGAAGCGGATTGCCTGAAAGGGGTTGGGACGGCTTTAATTGATGGGGCGGTTATGTTAAGCTGTACTCTCGGCTGTCAGGGGAGAGTTTCACTTTACTCTAAGGAGAAGGCGGTTGGGTTTTATGCGAAATTAGGTTTTTTGTTTGAATGCCGTTCAATATGGCAGCCCAAATATCATGAATTGAAACCTCTTTTAAACAACTTAAAAATGAAGGGGTTTTTATCAGCTAAGGATGAAGATCTATCTGATTTTCTTTGGAGGACTGTTGATAAGGTGCGCTCTATTGCTTCTAAAGAATTGCATACACCATCAGAGAAAGTGACAAATAGTGACTTGCGCCAATGGATCAATGATATGGAAACCAAAGGTTCTGAGCCTCGAATCAACCGCAATGCAAAAATTATCGAGATTTTGAGGTCTAAGGTCAAAGATTTTTCTGTTTTGACGGACGGTTCAATGACCTTAACTGATGAAGGGATTGCGAGGGCAATGGGTCGTTTTGATTGTTATGAAAGGATTGAGCCGATGAAAACTAAAGGAAGCCCTTGA